Proteins from a genomic interval of Pseudomonas anuradhapurensis:
- a CDS encoding AEC family transporter has translation MLALLIQTLNITAPVFAMLFMGVLLKRIRLIDDNFNRVASQLVFNVCMPALLFLGIYHADLGAAVKPGVLLYFTAATLVGFAIAWGLAIWRCPEADRGIYTQGAFRGNNGVIGLALAASLYGDYGISLGAVLAGLVILLYNSLSAVVLAVYSPDLKSDPWSICKSIFSNPLIISVLVATPMAYGQVPLPNWLLTSGDYLAQMTLPLALICIGGTLSLAALRDSGRLAIDASLVKMVWLPLVGTLGAWLCGFRGAELGILFLYIGSPTAAASYVMARAANGNHELAASIIVVTTLMAAITTNIGIFILQWGGWI, from the coding sequence ATGCTCGCCCTTCTTATCCAGACGCTGAACATCACGGCACCGGTCTTCGCCATGCTGTTCATGGGTGTGCTGCTCAAACGCATCCGTCTGATCGATGACAATTTCAACCGCGTCGCCTCGCAGCTGGTATTCAACGTATGCATGCCGGCGCTGCTGTTCCTCGGCATCTACCACGCCGACCTGGGCGCTGCGGTCAAACCCGGGGTCCTGCTGTATTTCACCGCCGCCACCCTGGTCGGCTTCGCCATCGCCTGGGGGCTGGCCATCTGGCGTTGCCCCGAAGCGGACCGGGGCATCTACACCCAAGGCGCATTCCGTGGCAACAACGGTGTGATCGGCCTGGCCCTGGCCGCCAGCCTGTACGGCGACTACGGTATTTCCCTGGGCGCGGTGCTCGCCGGCCTGGTGATCCTGCTGTACAACTCGCTGTCGGCGGTGGTGCTGGCGGTGTACAGCCCGGACCTGAAGTCCGACCCATGGAGCATCTGCAAGAGCATCTTCAGCAACCCGTTGATCATCAGCGTACTGGTGGCCACGCCGATGGCCTACGGCCAGGTGCCGCTGCCCAACTGGCTGCTCACTTCAGGCGACTACCTGGCGCAGATGACCCTGCCGCTGGCGTTGATCTGCATCGGCGGCACCCTGTCGCTGGCGGCGTTGCGCGACAGCGGCAGGCTGGCCATCGACGCCAGCCTGGTGAAGATGGTCTGGCTGCCGCTGGTCGGCACCCTGGGTGCCTGGCTCTGCGGCTTTCGCGGTGCCGAACTGGGCATCCTGTTCCTGTACATCGGTAGCCCGACCGCAGCAGCCAGCTACGTGATGGCGCGGGCAGCCAACGGTAACCATGAGCTGGCGGCGTCGATCATCGTGGTTACCACGCTGATGGCGGCAATTACCACCAATATTGGTATTTTCATCTTGCAGTGGGGCGGATGGATCTAG
- the gatB gene encoding Asp-tRNA(Asn)/Glu-tRNA(Gln) amidotransferase subunit GatB, which produces MQWEVVIGLEIHTQLATQSKIFSGSATTFGSEPNTQASLIDLGMPGVLPVLNQEAVRMACMFGLAIDAEIGKRNVFARKNYFYPDLPKGYQISQMDLPIVGKGHLDIALEDGTIKRIGVTRAHLEEDAGKSLHEDFSGSTGIDLNRAGTPLLEIVSEPDMRSAKEAVAYVKAIHALVRYLGICDGNMAEGSLRCDCNVSIRPKGQAEFGTRCEIKNVNSFRFIERAINSEIQRQIDLIEDGGKVVQETRLYDPNKDETRSMRSKEEANDYRYFPDPDLLPVVIEDSFLETVRASLPELPTQKVERFQQQYGLSAYDANVLASSREQADYFEEVVKIGGDAKLAANWVMVELGSLLNKLGIEIDQAPVSAAQLGGMLLRIRDNTISGKIAKTVFEAMAAGEGDADSIIDSKGLKQVTDTGAIDKMLDEVLAANAEQVEQYRAADEAKRGKMFGFFVGQAMKASKGKANPGQVNQLLKAKLEG; this is translated from the coding sequence ATGCAATGGGAAGTTGTGATCGGGCTGGAAATCCACACTCAGCTCGCCACCCAGTCGAAGATCTTCTCCGGCAGCGCCACCACCTTCGGTTCCGAGCCGAACACCCAGGCCAGCCTGATTGACCTGGGCATGCCAGGCGTTCTGCCGGTGCTGAACCAGGAAGCCGTGCGCATGGCGTGCATGTTCGGCCTGGCCATCGACGCCGAAATCGGCAAGCGCAACGTGTTCGCGCGCAAGAACTACTTCTACCCCGACCTGCCCAAGGGCTACCAGATCAGCCAGATGGACCTGCCGATCGTCGGCAAGGGCCACCTCGACATCGCCCTGGAAGACGGCACCATCAAGCGCATCGGGGTAACCCGTGCGCACCTCGAAGAAGATGCCGGCAAGAGCCTGCACGAAGACTTCAGCGGCTCCACCGGCATCGACCTCAACCGTGCCGGCACCCCGCTGCTGGAGATCGTTTCCGAGCCGGACATGCGCAGCGCCAAGGAAGCCGTGGCCTACGTCAAGGCGATTCATGCGCTGGTGCGTTACCTGGGCATCTGCGACGGCAACATGGCCGAAGGCTCGCTGCGTTGCGACTGCAACGTGTCGATCCGGCCAAAAGGCCAGGCCGAGTTCGGCACCCGCTGCGAGATCAAGAACGTCAACTCGTTCCGCTTCATCGAGCGCGCGATCAACAGCGAGATCCAGCGCCAGATCGACCTGATCGAAGACGGCGGCAAGGTGGTCCAGGAAACCCGCCTGTACGACCCGAACAAGGACGAGACCCGCTCCATGCGCAGCAAGGAGGAAGCCAACGACTACCGTTACTTCCCCGACCCGGACCTGCTGCCGGTGGTGATCGAGGACAGCTTCCTGGAAACCGTCCGCGCCAGCCTGCCCGAGCTGCCAACACAAAAGGTCGAGCGCTTCCAGCAGCAATACGGCCTGTCGGCCTACGATGCCAACGTGCTGGCATCCAGCCGCGAACAGGCTGATTACTTCGAAGAAGTGGTGAAGATCGGTGGCGATGCCAAGCTGGCCGCCAACTGGGTCATGGTCGAGCTGGGCAGCCTGCTGAACAAGCTGGGCATCGAGATCGACCAGGCCCCGGTCAGCGCCGCGCAACTGGGTGGCATGCTGCTGCGTATCCGCGACAACACCATCAGCGGCAAGATCGCCAAGACCGTGTTCGAGGCCATGGCTGCCGGTGAAGGTGATGCCGACAGCATCATCGACAGCAAAGGCCTCAAGCAGGTCACCGATACCGGCGCGATCGACAAGATGCTCGACGAAGTGCTGGCGGCCAACGCCGAGCAGGTCGAACAGTACCGCGCAGCCGACGAGGCCAAGCGTGGCAAGATGTTCGGCTTCTTCGTCGGCCAGGCGATGAAAGCCTCCAAAGGCAAGGCCAACCCGGGGCAGGTGAACCAACTGCTCAAGGCCAAGCTCGAAGGGTGA
- a CDS encoding response regulator transcription factor, whose amino-acid sequence MSEENQVEGEELPHLLLVDDDATFTRVMARAMSRRGFRVSTASSAEEGLLLAQQDLPDYATLDLKMDGDSGLVLLPKLLELDPEMRVVILTGYSSIATAVEAVKRGACNYLCKPADADDVLAALLSEHTDLDTLVPENPMSVDRLQWEHIQRVLNEHEGNISATARALGMHRRTLQRKLQKRPVRR is encoded by the coding sequence ATGAGCGAAGAAAACCAGGTCGAAGGCGAAGAGCTTCCGCACCTGCTGCTGGTGGATGACGATGCCACCTTCACCCGGGTCATGGCCCGTGCCATGAGCCGCCGCGGGTTCCGCGTAAGCACCGCCAGCTCGGCCGAGGAAGGCTTGCTGCTGGCCCAGCAGGACCTGCCGGACTACGCCACGCTGGACCTCAAGATGGACGGCGACTCCGGCCTGGTGCTGCTGCCCAAGCTGCTGGAGCTGGACCCGGAAATGCGCGTGGTGATCCTGACTGGCTATTCGAGCATTGCCACCGCCGTGGAGGCGGTCAAGCGTGGTGCCTGCAACTACCTGTGCAAACCGGCCGATGCCGATGACGTGCTGGCGGCGCTGCTGTCGGAACACACCGACCTGGATACCCTGGTGCCGGAAAACCCGATGTCGGTCGACCGCCTGCAGTGGGAGCACATCCAGCGCGTGCTGAACGAGCACGAAGGCAATATCTCGGCCACTGCGCGGGCGCTGGGCATGCACCGCCGGACCTTGCAGCGCAAACTGCAGAAGCGCCCGGTCCGGCGCTGA
- a CDS encoding amino acid permease: MQDQSTPERLQRGLKNRHIQLIALGGAIGTGLFLGIAQTIQLAGPSVLLGYAIAGLMAFLIMRQLGEMVVEEPVAGSFSHFAHQYWSEFAGFVSGWNYWVVYVLVGMAELTAVGIYVQYWWPGFPTWATAAIFFVVINLINLTQVKVYGEMEFWFALVKVVAIVSMIGFGAWLLTSGHGGPDASVANLWQYGGFFPNGVTGLVMALAVIMFSFGGLELVGITAAEADNPRQSIPKATNQVVYRILIFYIGALAVLLSLYPWQKVVQGGSPFVMIFHELDSDLVATILNIVVLTAALSVYNSCVYANSRMLFGLASQGDAPRQLLKVSRSGVPLTALGVSALATGLCVLINYLMPGEAFGLLMALAVSALVINWASISITHLKFRKAKLAAGIIPFYKSWGHPLTNYLCLAFIVLILVVMYLTPPIRISVMLIPSWIAALWVAFKLKKARQAK; the protein is encoded by the coding sequence ATGCAAGACCAGAGCACGCCCGAGCGGTTGCAGCGCGGGCTGAAGAATCGCCATATCCAGCTGATTGCGCTGGGTGGGGCTATCGGCACCGGTTTGTTCCTGGGTATCGCCCAAACCATCCAGCTGGCCGGCCCCTCCGTCCTGCTGGGCTATGCCATCGCCGGTCTGATGGCCTTCCTGATCATGCGCCAACTCGGCGAAATGGTGGTGGAAGAGCCAGTGGCCGGCAGCTTCAGCCACTTCGCGCACCAGTACTGGAGCGAGTTCGCCGGTTTCGTCTCGGGCTGGAACTACTGGGTGGTGTACGTGCTGGTCGGCATGGCCGAACTCACCGCGGTGGGTATCTATGTGCAGTACTGGTGGCCGGGCTTCCCCACCTGGGCGACGGCAGCGATCTTCTTCGTGGTGATCAACCTGATCAACCTGACCCAGGTGAAGGTCTATGGCGAGATGGAATTCTGGTTCGCCCTGGTCAAGGTGGTAGCCATCGTCAGCATGATCGGTTTCGGCGCCTGGCTGCTGACCAGTGGCCATGGTGGCCCGGATGCCAGCGTGGCCAACCTGTGGCAGTACGGCGGCTTCTTCCCCAACGGTGTCACCGGCCTGGTGATGGCATTGGCGGTGATCATGTTTTCCTTCGGCGGCCTGGAACTGGTGGGTATCACTGCTGCCGAGGCCGACAACCCGCGCCAGAGCATCCCCAAAGCCACCAACCAGGTGGTGTACCGCATCCTCATCTTCTACATCGGTGCCCTGGCGGTGCTGCTGTCGCTGTACCCGTGGCAGAAGGTGGTGCAGGGCGGCAGCCCGTTCGTGATGATCTTCCACGAACTGGACAGCGACCTGGTGGCGACCATCCTCAACATCGTGGTGCTGACGGCCGCGCTGTCGGTGTACAACAGCTGTGTATACGCCAACAGCCGCATGCTGTTCGGCCTGGCCAGCCAGGGCGACGCGCCGCGGCAGTTGCTGAAGGTCAGCCGCAGCGGCGTGCCGCTGACCGCGCTGGGCGTGTCGGCGCTGGCGACCGGGCTGTGCGTGTTGATCAACTACCTGATGCCAGGTGAAGCGTTCGGGTTGCTGATGGCGCTGGCGGTCTCGGCGCTGGTGATCAACTGGGCGAGCATCAGCATTACCCACCTGAAATTCCGCAAGGCCAAGCTGGCGGCCGGGATCATCCCGTTCTACAAGAGCTGGGGGCACCCGTTGACCAACTACCTGTGCCTGGCGTTCATCGTGCTGATCCTGGTGGTGATGTACCTGACTCCGCCGATTCGCATTTCGGTGATGCTGATTCCATCGTGGATTGCTGCGCTGTGGGTGGCCTTCAAGCTGAAGAAGGCGCGCCAGGCCAAATAG
- a CDS encoding SIMPL domain-containing protein (The SIMPL domain is named for its presence in mouse protein SIMPL (signalling molecule that associates with mouse pelle-like kinase). Bacterial member BP26, from Brucella, was shown to assemble into a channel-like structure, while YggE from E. coli has been associated with resistance to oxidative stress.), translating to MQNPRRGAALILSCGLLASLPALAADEPRYNQVSLRAEVSKEVARDLMVVTLYSEAQNTDPGKLAQQITETMNKAVKQARQVKDVKISQGSRNSYPVYDSKGQKITGWRERAELRLESANFPALSQLTADLLQELKMGGMDFSIAPATRKASEDALLKDAVDAFKARAQLATEALGGKGYKVVSLNLNSSGYPHPYMRSAPMPMKAMAADEAAPAPDIEAGTSEVSMNADGLIEVQMP from the coding sequence ATGCAAAACCCTCGTCGCGGCGCCGCGCTGATCCTGTCCTGCGGCCTGCTCGCCAGCCTGCCGGCGCTGGCTGCCGATGAACCGCGCTACAACCAGGTATCGCTGCGTGCTGAAGTCAGCAAGGAAGTGGCGCGCGACCTGATGGTGGTGACCCTCTACAGCGAAGCGCAGAACACCGACCCGGGCAAGCTCGCCCAGCAGATCACCGAAACCATGAACAAGGCCGTCAAGCAGGCGCGCCAGGTCAAGGACGTGAAGATCAGCCAGGGCAGCCGCAACAGCTACCCGGTGTATGACAGCAAGGGGCAGAAGATCACCGGCTGGCGCGAGCGCGCCGAGCTGCGCCTGGAAAGCGCCAACTTCCCGGCCCTGTCGCAGTTGACCGCCGACCTGCTGCAGGAGCTGAAGATGGGCGGCATGGACTTCTCCATTGCCCCGGCCACGCGCAAGGCCAGTGAGGATGCGCTGCTCAAGGATGCGGTGGATGCCTTCAAGGCACGCGCGCAACTCGCCACCGAGGCGCTGGGCGGCAAAGGCTACAAGGTGGTCAGCCTGAACCTCAACAGCAGTGGTTACCCCCACCCCTACATGCGCAGCGCGCCGATGCCGATGAAGGCGATGGCAGCCGATGAAGCGGCGCCGGCACCGGATATCGAGGCTGGCACCAGCGAAGTCAGCATGAATGCCGATGGCCTGATCGAAGTGCAAATGCCTTGA
- a CDS encoding carboxymuconolactone decarboxylase family protein: MADSNKTGEQIRRQVMGDAFVDRALGNATDFTQPLQDFVNEHAWGSVWARDGLPLKTRSLITLATLTALKCPQELKGHVRGALNNGCTVEEIREALLHCAVYAGVPAAIDAFRAAQEVIDSYQG; encoded by the coding sequence ATGGCTGATAGCAACAAGACCGGCGAGCAGATTCGCCGCCAGGTAATGGGCGACGCGTTCGTCGACCGCGCCCTGGGCAATGCCACCGACTTTACCCAGCCGCTGCAGGACTTCGTCAACGAACATGCCTGGGGCAGCGTGTGGGCGCGCGATGGCCTGCCGCTGAAGACCCGCAGCCTGATTACCCTGGCCACGCTGACGGCACTCAAGTGCCCGCAGGAACTCAAGGGGCATGTACGCGGGGCGTTGAACAATGGCTGTACGGTGGAGGAGATTCGTGAAGCGCTGCTGCATTGCGCGGTGTACGCCGGGGTGCCGGCGGCGATCGATGCGTTCCGGGCCGCGCAGGAAGTGATTGACAGCTATCAGGGCTGA
- a CDS encoding calcium/sodium antiporter, which translates to MGIALLLLVAGAELLVRAALRLAQRLHVRPLIIGLSLVAFGSTAPQLTVSLQAAYQGAPDVAVGSVVGSNIFNVLVILGLAALIIPLRVSRQLVRLDIPLMIAASGLVFGLAANGHLGRIEGALLLLGLAGYLATLWHQSRHYARTYPAPATLVTSAGRFWSGTLLQVLAGLGLLSLAGHLLLEAAVEVATDLGLSERIIGLTVVAICTSLPELAAALIAALRGEREIAVGTVIGSNLFNLLAVLGLTALVTPQPLSISPNALAFDLPVMLGVAALSLPVFYSGYRITRAEGLVFLCLYLAYGLHVAAFTMGLPLAGRLERLMLFYVLPVLAVVLLYTTVRAWRRQH; encoded by the coding sequence CTGGGCATCGCCCTGCTGTTGCTGGTTGCTGGCGCCGAATTGCTGGTGCGCGCAGCCTTGCGCCTGGCCCAGCGCCTGCATGTACGCCCGCTGATCATCGGCCTGAGCCTGGTGGCCTTCGGCAGCACCGCGCCGCAACTGACGGTGAGCCTGCAGGCCGCCTACCAGGGGGCGCCGGACGTGGCAGTGGGCAGCGTGGTCGGCAGCAATATCTTCAACGTGCTGGTCATCCTCGGCCTGGCCGCGCTGATCATTCCGCTGCGCGTGTCACGGCAACTGGTGCGCCTGGACATTCCGCTGATGATCGCCGCCAGCGGGCTGGTCTTCGGGCTAGCCGCCAACGGCCACCTGGGCCGCATCGAAGGGGCATTGCTGCTGCTTGGCCTGGCCGGCTACCTGGCCACGCTGTGGCATCAGTCCCGCCACTATGCACGCACCTACCCTGCACCGGCCACGCTCGTCACCAGCGCCGGACGCTTCTGGTCGGGCACGCTGTTGCAGGTGCTGGCCGGCCTGGGCCTGCTGAGCCTGGCCGGCCACCTGCTGCTGGAAGCCGCGGTGGAAGTGGCCACCGACCTCGGCCTGTCCGAGCGCATCATCGGCCTGACCGTGGTCGCCATCTGCACCTCCCTGCCGGAACTGGCCGCCGCGCTGATCGCCGCACTGCGCGGGGAACGAGAAATCGCCGTGGGTACGGTGATCGGCAGCAACCTGTTCAACCTGCTGGCCGTACTGGGCCTGACCGCACTGGTCACCCCGCAGCCGCTGTCGATTTCACCCAACGCCCTGGCCTTCGACCTGCCAGTGATGCTTGGCGTTGCCGCGCTGAGCCTGCCAGTGTTCTATTCCGGCTACCGCATTACCCGCGCCGAAGGCCTGGTGTTCCTCTGCCTGTATCTGGCCTATGGGCTGCACGTGGCGGCGTTTACCATGGGCCTGCCGCTGGCCGGCCGCCTGGAGCGGCTGATGCTGTTCTACGTACTGCCAGTGCTCGCCGTGGTGTTGCTGTACACCACCGTGCGTGCCTGGCGCCGCCAACACTAA
- a CDS encoding septal ring lytic transglycosylase RlpA family protein, translating to MLKRSLSTLALYSLLAGCASHDIDPRGYDQTGTASYYGSRHHGKRTASGEPFNQNGLTAAHRSLPFGTRVRVTNTANQRSVVVRINDRGPHTRGRLIDLSRAAAEKIGMIRSGTAQVRVQGLSD from the coding sequence TTGCTAAAACGATCCCTGAGCACCCTCGCCCTCTATTCCCTGCTGGCCGGCTGCGCCAGCCATGACATCGACCCGCGCGGCTACGACCAGACAGGCACCGCCTCCTACTACGGCTCGCGCCACCACGGCAAACGCACCGCCAGCGGCGAACCGTTCAACCAGAACGGCCTCACTGCCGCCCACCGCAGCCTGCCCTTCGGCACCCGGGTACGGGTCACCAACACCGCCAACCAGCGCAGCGTGGTAGTGCGCATCAACGACCGTGGGCCACATACGCGTGGCCGCCTCATCGACCTGTCACGTGCCGCGGCGGAAAAAATCGGCATGATCCGTAGCGGAACCGCGCAGGTGCGAGTACAAGGGCTTAGCGACTGA
- a CDS encoding ATP-binding protein: protein MLAAVQPLSATRQNLWRLTVIRVLVLAAQAGSVGVAYWTELLPLPWLSLAGTLALSSLLCAFTALRLRLSLPVTELEYALQLACDLLIHSALLYYSGGSTNPFVSYYLVPLAIAAVTLPWLYSLILSGIALTAYSLLLVQFYPLEGLPMARDKMQVYGMWLSIALAAAVITFFAARMAEELRRQEQLRSERREESLRDEQLLAVATQAAGAAHELGTPLATMSVLLNEMRQDHADPLLQEDLQILQDQVKLCKETLQQLVRAAEANRRLAVVEQDVTAWLDEALNRWHLMRPEASYRFQRLRDGQVPRLTPPPDLTQALLNLLNNAADACPDDLEVRLDWDAHDIVISIRDHGPGVPPAIAEAIGKPFITTKGKGFGLGLFLSKASVTRAGGSVKLYSHEQGGTLTELRLPHGKRGDE from the coding sequence ATGCTCGCCGCCGTACAACCGCTGTCCGCTACCCGCCAGAACCTCTGGCGCCTGACCGTCATTCGGGTCCTGGTCCTGGCTGCCCAGGCCGGCTCCGTAGGCGTCGCCTACTGGACCGAACTGCTGCCGCTGCCCTGGCTGTCGCTGGCTGGCACCTTGGCCTTGTCATCGCTGCTGTGTGCTTTCACGGCCCTGCGCCTGCGCCTGTCGTTGCCGGTTACCGAGCTGGAATACGCCCTGCAGCTGGCCTGCGACCTGCTGATCCACAGTGCCTTGCTGTACTACTCCGGCGGTTCGACCAACCCGTTCGTCTCGTATTACCTGGTGCCGCTGGCGATTGCTGCGGTGACCTTGCCGTGGCTGTATTCGCTGATTCTTTCCGGCATCGCGCTGACCGCCTACAGCTTGCTGCTGGTGCAGTTCTACCCGCTCGAAGGCTTGCCGATGGCGCGGGACAAGATGCAGGTCTATGGCATGTGGCTGAGCATCGCCCTGGCCGCTGCCGTGATCACCTTCTTTGCGGCGCGCATGGCCGAAGAGCTGCGTCGCCAGGAGCAGTTGCGCTCCGAGCGGCGCGAAGAAAGCCTGCGCGACGAGCAGCTGCTGGCCGTGGCCACCCAGGCTGCCGGCGCAGCCCATGAGCTGGGCACGCCGTTGGCGACCATGAGCGTGTTGCTCAACGAAATGCGCCAGGACCACGCCGACCCGCTGCTGCAGGAAGACCTGCAGATCCTCCAGGACCAGGTGAAGCTGTGCAAGGAGACCTTGCAGCAGCTGGTGCGCGCCGCCGAGGCCAATCGCCGCCTGGCGGTGGTGGAGCAGGACGTGACTGCCTGGCTCGACGAAGCGCTCAACCGCTGGCACCTGATGCGCCCGGAGGCCAGCTACCGCTTCCAGCGTCTGCGCGATGGCCAGGTACCGCGCCTGACCCCGCCACCCGACCTGACCCAGGCGCTGCTGAACCTGTTGAACAATGCTGCCGATGCCTGCCCCGATGACCTTGAAGTGCGCCTGGACTGGGATGCCCACGACATCGTCATCAGTATCCGCGACCATGGCCCCGGCGTGCCGCCGGCCATTGCCGAAGCCATCGGCAAGCCCTTCATTACCACCAAAGGCAAAGGCTTCGGCCTGGGCCTGTTCTTGAGCAAGGCCAGCGTGACCCGTGCGGGCGGTTCGGTGAAACTCTATAGTCATGAACAGGGTGGCACCCTGACCGAACTGCGCCTGCCCCATGGCAAGCGAGGAGATGAATGA